In uncultured Fretibacterium sp., the DNA window CCGCAGCAGAAACAAGTCCTCTATTTTCTTCGATCGAAAACGACCTCCCCTTTCATCCCTTCCTTGTAATGCATCGTTATGGAGGCACCGCCGCAACCGCTCCTGCGCCGATTCATGAAAAACGACAGGATCCCACGAAAAACTGGCTGCAGTACCCCAGGCCGTTTAGTCCGGGACCATAGGGTCTTTGCCCTGTTCATTCTGACATACTCTGTTTTACTTGACAATATTTTTCCTAAACCGGTTGCCCCCTAAAATGAGGTGATGTATAATGGGCACTGTTTTGCTTTAATGTGATAACGTATAAAACTAAAGAAGAACGGTGAAAGAAGATGGATTTATCCCCCGATATTCTGACCCGGGGAGAGCGCGCGGTCCTGACGCTTCGGCAGCTTTACGAGGGCTACGGCTACCGCCGCTACCGGATCGAGAAGTTCGAGCCCTATGACCTGTACCGGGAGAACAGGAATTTCCTGAACGAGGAGACGGCGATCACCTTCCCGGACTCGCGCGGACGGCTCATGGCGCTGAAGCCGGACGTTACGATGAGCATCGTCAAGAGCTACGAACCCGGCGCCGTCCCGGCGAAGTGGCATTATGCCGAGAGCGTGTTCCGCCGCGGGCGGGATGGGAACTTTCGCGAGATCCGGCAGATCGGTATAGACTCCCTGGGCGGCGATCCCCTCTACGCTCAGGCCGAGGTGCTTCTGCTCGCGCTGAGGAGCCTTGCCGTGTTCTCCGGGGACTTCGTTCTGGCGCTGGGGCATCTGGGGCTTCTCGCCCGCTCGCTCGAGGGCGTTCCCCTCACCGAGGCGGTGCTGGGCTGCGTGCGCCACAGGAACCTCCACGACCTCGTTCGCCTGATCGGGGAGGAACGGGCGCGGCCCCTGGCCCAGTTGATGCGGCTCCCGCAGGAGCCGGATCGTGCCCTCGAGACGATACGGGAGGTCTTCCCGGACCGGGGTGCGGAGGAGGAGCTGAGCGAGCTGGAAACCCTCTGCGGCATCCTCGAGGCGAGCGGCCTGGGAGGACGCCTGCGCCTCGATTTCTCCGTGGTCCAGGGGCTGGACTACTACAACGGGCTGTTCTTCCAGGGCTTCGTCAACGGCCTGCCCAGGCCCGTGCTGAGCGGCGGACGCTACGACAACCTGCTCGAGAAGCTGGGGAAGCCCTCGGCCGCCGTGGGGTTCGCCATCTACCTCGCCGAGCTCGACGCGCTGTTCCGCGACGGGCCGCGGCCCGTCGATATCGCCCTGATCAACGAGTGCCCCGACCTCCGCGCGGTCCTCGGGCGGGTGGAGGCCTGGGTGCGGGAGGGGCTGAGGGTGCGCGTCTGCCGCAGCCGCGCGGAGGCCGTGGGAGCGGCGTCGGTGCGGCGCATCGATGCGGCGGGAGAGATCCGGGAGGAGATCCAGGAGGAGGGAAGGTCATGATCCGCCTGGCCATCCCCAAGGGGCGTCTGAGCGAGTCGGTCGCCGAACTGCTCCACAGGGGCGGCTACGACTGCGCCGGACTGCGGAACGGGTCGCGCAGGCTGGCCTTCACGATGGGCGACATCGAGGCGACCCTCGTCAAGCCCAGCGACGTCGCGGTCTACGTGGAGCATGGTGCGGCAGATATCGGCGTCGTCGGGAAGGACGTGCTGATGGAGGACGAGCCGGATGTCTTCGAGCTCATGGACCTCGGGTTCGGGGCCTGCCGCATGGTCGTCGCGGCCCCGGCCGGGTTCTCCGACGACCCCTCGCGGGTCCTGCGCGTGGCCAGTAAATATCCCCATGTGGCGGGGGAGCATTTTGCCCGGAAGAACCGGGCGGCGGAGGTCATCGAGCTGCACGGGAGCGTCGAGCTGGCTCCGCTCGTCGGTCTCGGCGACGTCATCGTGGACATCGTCGAGACCGGGACGACGCTTCGGGAGAACGGGCTCGAGGTGCTGGAGGAGATCGCGCCCCTGAGCGCCCGCCTGATCGCCAACCGCTCCCGCTATCATTTCATCCGGACGGCAATAGAGCGCCTGACGGATCCCTGGAGGGCAAGATCATGACGCGGCATTTCCTGGACCCCAAGCTCGCGGGACTTGTCCGCTACGTTCCCGGCGAGGTGCCGCGGGATGGGCGGCCCGTGATCAAGCTGAACACCAACGAGAACCCCTTTCCGCCCTCTCCGGCCGTGGTGAAGGCGCTTTCCGCCGCCGGGGCGGAGAGGCTGAACCTCTACCCGGACCCCGAGGCTCGGGGCCTGACCCGCGCCGTCGCAGACCGCTTCGGCCTCGATACGGACCGGGTCGTCACCGGGAACGGGAGCGACGAGCTGCTCGCCTTCTGCTTTCACGGGTTCTGCCCGAGGGGGGCCGTCTTCGCCGACGTCACCTACGGGTTCTATCCCGTATTCTGCCGGATGTTCGGGGTGCCCTTCGAGACCATCCCGCTCCGGGAGGATTTTTCCCTGGATGTCGACGACTACCGGGGCCGCAGGGAGACGGTCTTTCTGGCCAACCCCAACGCACCGACCGGTCTGGCCCTGGCGCTTCCCGACGTCCGGAGGCTGCTGGAGCAGGACCGGGACCGCCTGACGGTCGTCGACGAGGCCTACGTCGACTTCGGGGCGGAGTCCGCCGCCCCCCTGCTGGACGAGTACGACAACCTGCTGGTGATCCGGACCTTCTCGAAGTCGCGCCAGCTCGCCGGGGCCCGGCTGGCCTTCGCCCTCGGGTCAGAGCCGCTCGCGGCCGATCTCATGACGCTGAAGTTCGGCTTCAACCCTTATAGCGTCAACGCTCAGGCCCTGGCGGCGGGTGAAGCGGCCTTGAAGGACGAGGCGTACTTCGAGCGTACCCGGCGGGAGATCATGAGGAACCGCGATACCCTCCAGGAGGGGCTGCGGGAACTCGGCGCGGAGGTCGTTCCCTCGAAGGCGAACTTCGTCTTCACGCGGCCTCCGGCGGACGCCGCTTCGCTCCACCGTATCCTGAGGGAGCGGGGCATTCTGGTGCGCCACTTTCCGGATGAGCCCGGCAGGCCCGCACGGACCGGGGCCTGGCTCCGCGTATCCGTGGGGACGGCCGAACAGGTGGGGGCGTTTCTGGACGCCCTCCGGGACATCCTGCGGGATAT includes these proteins:
- a CDS encoding ATP phosphoribosyltransferase regulatory subunit, translating into MDLSPDILTRGERAVLTLRQLYEGYGYRRYRIEKFEPYDLYRENRNFLNEETAITFPDSRGRLMALKPDVTMSIVKSYEPGAVPAKWHYAESVFRRGRDGNFREIRQIGIDSLGGDPLYAQAEVLLLALRSLAVFSGDFVLALGHLGLLARSLEGVPLTEAVLGCVRHRNLHDLVRLIGEERARPLAQLMRLPQEPDRALETIREVFPDRGAEEELSELETLCGILEASGLGGRLRLDFSVVQGLDYYNGLFFQGFVNGLPRPVLSGGRYDNLLEKLGKPSAAVGFAIYLAELDALFRDGPRPVDIALINECPDLRAVLGRVEAWVREGLRVRVCRSRAEAVGAASVRRIDAAGEIREEIQEEGRS
- a CDS encoding histidinol-phosphate transaminase; protein product: MTRHFLDPKLAGLVRYVPGEVPRDGRPVIKLNTNENPFPPSPAVVKALSAAGAERLNLYPDPEARGLTRAVADRFGLDTDRVVTGNGSDELLAFCFHGFCPRGAVFADVTYGFYPVFCRMFGVPFETIPLREDFSLDVDDYRGRRETVFLANPNAPTGLALALPDVRRLLEQDRDRLTVVDEAYVDFGAESAAPLLDEYDNLLVIRTFSKSRQLAGARLAFALGSEPLAADLMTLKFGFNPYSVNAQALAAGEAALKDEAYFERTRREIMRNRDTLQEGLRELGAEVVPSKANFVFTRPPADAASLHRILRERGILVRHFPDEPGRPARTGAWLRVSVGTAEQVGAFLDALRDILRDMRRGTADAAL
- the hisG gene encoding ATP phosphoribosyltransferase is translated as MIRLAIPKGRLSESVAELLHRGGYDCAGLRNGSRRLAFTMGDIEATLVKPSDVAVYVEHGAADIGVVGKDVLMEDEPDVFELMDLGFGACRMVVAAPAGFSDDPSRVLRVASKYPHVAGEHFARKNRAAEVIELHGSVELAPLVGLGDVIVDIVETGTTLRENGLEVLEEIAPLSARLIANRSRYHFIRTAIERLTDPWRARS